The sequence GCCATTTTGCTAAACTGAAAAAACCTATGCGACGTTTCGACATCGAAACATCGAAGAAGGGCGATGTTCTATTATTTTTGAGTTGAATCGAACGGTGAAGGGATTTGGGAAAAGACCCTAGCACTGGTTTATGTGAGAAGCATACCTCTGgaggcgcaaaacaaacatctggAAGTATAAAGCCACTTTAacttaaaacattatttttaaagcaaagTATCTAAATGTTAATAAAAGGTATCAACAACCAATGGTAATGGTAGGATGGAATAAACAACAGATCTTTAAAAATTTTGTCAAAAGAAGCAATCATACTGCTGCAACATATATTCAACGGATGTCTGAAAATAGGGTACTTCACAGAATGCTGGAAAAAGTATAAAATAATCGCCATCTCAAAACCGAACAAAGGTGCAAGAAGTCCTGACATCTACAGGCCAATTAACCTGTTCAATTGCCTaggaaaactatttgaaaaGGTAATTGCAACAAGGCTAAGGCGACACGCGGAGGAAAACAACATAATACCAACTAAACAATACGACTTCCAACCGTTTCTATCCACCACTCACCTCATCTACAGACTGATCAGAAACACTACTGCaagcaggaaaaacaaaaaatcaacagGACTAGTATTGCTGGACACCGAAAGAGCATTCGACTCTATCTGGCATAAAGATCAGATCAATGATGTTATACAAAGCCCTTAACTGCGCTCAAACACACATATAAAAACTCCAAATAATCCAGGACAAATTACTACTGCTACTGTACAATTCTGACAGTTTATTTGGTCCATCAAGACGCGTGAAAACGGCAAACTATAAAATAGATgcaaaagaacaaaacaataacaaccaacatctaatgtttcttttgcattGATGTTTACACATTGGTAACAACCGCGCTTTCTTAGGGATAATTAATCAAAAATGGTTTCTCGACGTGCTGGAGTTCGTAAGGTCGGATCTGTGGTAGCGGCGGTGCCTCCGGCCGAGTGTAGTAGTAGTTACCGTCCGAATAGAAGACAGCACCTGAATGTGACACGTGATCTACCGCGATGGGAGCCCGACCGGATGAGGTTGTCGATTGTGCTCCAGGTTGCCGAGCGGGTTTCTGGTAACTGAGATAGGTGTCAGTATAGGGCGAGGATTCTGGAAAAggcagttgttgttgctgctgcttcagaTCATGATGGTGGATTGGGTAATGATTATTGTGAGAAACACCATCATTTTCGTAGGTGACAGTCGGTGTTTGGTAAAAGACGGCTGGTGGAGTGTAATGCAGACCATCTGTCTGAATGTAGGACCCGCTCGGAGTCCACAGGGTCAGTAGTCGATCCGTCAACTGTTGGGAAGTTTGTAACTGGCTGCGGAGACTTTGCTGATGTCCACTCGGTTGACCACTGCTGAAGGCTGGAAAAGGAGCCATGGTTGTCGGACGGGCTGTGGTGCTCACAGCGGCTTGCTCCTGCCCTGGGACATGTTGGGGAACAGGCGTTACTTCCTGGAATTTGTTCATCTGTTGCATCAGCCAGTTGGTAAAGTCGCGGCCCGCTGGTCGGAACTGCTGTCCGAGCACGTTAGTGTTAGGCACAGTTGGTGTGCTTTCTCCAAGCAACGACCTGCCTCCAAGCATAGGAGTTCTGGTAACAGTGGTGGCAGTCGAGGTGGTTGGACTAGGGGTTCGGGGACGCGGTGGTGTGGTTGTCGTCGAAGGAGTTTGGGGACGCGGTGAAGTGGTAGTCGTCGAAGGACTCATCGGAAGAGTCATCGGAGGAGTCGTCGGAGGAGTCGTCGTCCGAGCAGTGGTGCTAGTTGTTACAGACGAGTTCGAACTTGTCGTCGATCCCGAAAAAGCCTTCGGTTCACGGCCCGCGAGAAATAGCTGAaagtcgtcatcgtcgagattgacgatcg is a genomic window of Anopheles cruzii unplaced genomic scaffold, idAnoCruzAS_RS32_06 scaffold02155_ctg1, whole genome shotgun sequence containing:
- the LOC128276707 gene encoding uncharacterized protein LOC128276707, giving the protein LLLLALACGVLGQNVLSTTSTVPPEAIVNLDDDDFQLFLAGREPKAFSGSTTSSNSSVTTSTTARTTTPPTTPPMTLPMSPSTTTTSPRPQTPSTTTTPPRPRTPSPTTSTATTVTRTPMLGGRSLLGESTPTVPNTNVLGQQFRPAGRDFTNWLMQQMNKFQEVTPVPQHVPGQEQAAVSTTARPTTMAPFPAFSSGQPSGHQQSLRSQLQTSQQLTDRLLTLWTPSGSYIQTDGLHYTPPAVFYQTPTVTYENDGVSHNNHYPIHHHDLKQQQQQLPFPESSPYTDTYLSYQKPARQPGAQSTTSSGRAPIAVDHVSHSGAVFYSDGNYYYTRPEAPPLPQIRPYELQHVEKPFLINYP